tccgatcacaccaaaacaaaatatcggtggcgactccatgcatttgtttttcaaaagtcgattaccCCCATTTTCGcttttcaaaaagtcgatccatcatttttaaatcgaagaaataaaataaatggtttcgacaatatatattaataaacccttaaattattacttttttaaataaactcttaaaaatatttttaatttttaatttaatgatcTATTTTCATTGAATTCACATCAGTATTAAATGtaaattagttttaaaatttttaaaaatattttaatattaaaatcaaaattttattggtAAAAACATAAGTTAAGAGTTTATATAAGTACAAAatttatttatggatttaataaaaCGTAATAGTTTAagggtttttaaataaattagtcaaattaaaatatttaaatacaactctcttaattttgtttttgtgattttaatttaaattttcaagtGATCTTATTAATGAGTTGGTGTCTAGGCTAAAATTCATTTCACTCGGTAgttgataaaaaattatttttattattgtatcAAGTATATAAAtagtttttttgtttaaaaaataagttaaatataaaaatataaaaataacatttaaattAGTAGTTATTTTTaaccattatttatttatttaaaactaaaggACTTAAATagctttcattttattttattatggtgATTGTaatttaagaaaattattttgtATACTAATAAAGTGCCTAAAGATAGGGTTTTTGTCAaatacaataaaattttaaaattaagctGTAAAGAAAGTTTATTAGGTGCAAATAAATGGGCAAAAAATACGAATATATTTGAACAAAAATTTATCCTTGATAACAAAAAGTAAAAACTTAGTCTTCACAATTGTAAATACCAAAAAACTCAAATCTTTATCAGATAGGATTTTTATTTTGGAGAGGAAAAGGGTGAGGATGGAAAGCACTCTGTATGTGGTGCGGGTGTCGGTCGGCGAcgcatacatatatgtacattTATATAGATTATTGATGTGGGCACCCAAATTAACTGGCACCcacttttattcattttttgtCGTTAATTCACGAGCCTCTCCACTCAGACTatgaaagaaggaaaaaaagagACGACATGCCGTTTTGACATTTCCCTCCtctttgacaatgaagtaaagtCAACTCCAAAACCGGAAGTGGTTTTCAATgtagttaaaaaaaaaaggaaaaatgacAGCTTTGAGATTCCCAATTTTGCTAACCCAAGATACCACTCTTTGTCTCTCTCATCCATCCCTTCCTTTCGCTtcttaattattatatataattgCGAAACCCCACTCTGACACAATctccatatttttatatatttttttgctTTCTCTCTTGCTGCCATTAAAAAGTCAGCGCCTTGTTTTGTCGTCTTCTCTCTGTTTTCTAACAGTTTCTTGCCATCGGAGTCAGCTCAGCTGCAGATTTCAGaggctttttatttttattatatttttttgaaatagagAGGAAGCGATACTGCTCTCATGGAAGTTGATTGGGATTTGCATGCGGTGGTCAGAGGTTGCGCCACTGTTACAGCAACCAGTAACGGTGGTGTTGGAAGCGGTTATTCCGTGGCGGATTTGCTCCCTCCTCAGTCTGGTGTTTCTTCGTTTGGAAGTGAAGAAGCTTTTGAGGGTCATGCTTTGTCTTCCCCAAATCAGTTGGAAGAATTGCATGAGCTTTACAAGCCTTTCTTCCCCAAATCTCAGCCACTTTCCCCACAGAGCACGCCTTTATCTTCAATTTCTTCTATCAGCTTCTCTAAAGAAGCGCGGATAGAAGAGCAACAGCCGCAATCTAAGCTGTCTCTCGCTGCCTCTGTTACCACTGCTATTACTGCACCTACTAACAATTCTGCGACTTCCACTTCTCATAATTCTCGATCTAAAAGAAGgtgaatttttttttagttttacttGTAATTAAAAAAGTAGATATCTTCAGAAACCCATAAAGAttgtctcctttttctttttgagtTTGTTAAAATTGTTTAATTTCCCTATTAACAGGAAGAACCAGCTAAAAAAGGTTTGCCAAGTCCCAACAGAAGGGCTCTCTTCAGACGTGTGGTCATGGAGAAAATATGGACAAAAGCCTATCAAAGGCTCCCCTTATCCAAGGTAAACTATTTTACACAGAGGCGTAATTTGTCTCTTTTTCATGTtggattataattttataataacttTTGGTTTTTGATTGCATGTTTGATTGAAGCTTTGGTTGTTTGTTTCTTTGATGAATAACAGGGGCTATTACAGATGTAGCACCTCGAAAGGATGTTTGGCCCGAAAACAAGTGGAACGGAGCAGAACCAACCCGGCTATGTTCATAGTCACATACACAGCTGAGCACAACCACCCTGCTCCGACGCACCGCAATTCACTCGCGGGCAGCACCCGCCAGAAGCCTTTCACCTCACAAACACCCACCGCCGGCGACTCCGTCAAACCCGTCTCTGCCAAACCCGCCGGAAGCTCATCTCTAACTACCTCCGTGGATGAAGAGCTCATGGTTCAAAATACAAAGGCGGGGAGCAGAGAGGATTTGGTTGAAGATGAAGGGGAAGATGATTTTGGGATGTCAGACACGGCGGTAAGTGATGATTTCTTCGAGGGTTTAGAAGGAATCGCTGACATGGTCACCGGTAATTGTTTTTCTGATCGTTTTCAGCCAAGCTTTGACCTTCCTTGGATAGCCAGCAATACGGCTACTGCCGCCGGTGGCGTTTAAGAATCGCCCTGGAACATTGCTTTTGATGCTTGTATATGCCATACATTTCAAAAGGTAGAGGGAATTGTTGTACCCCATTGTTAGAATCTAAGCCGAAAATGCTTTTTGTTCAGTACCTTTTTAGGATTCCATTAACGAGTCTTGTAGACAAAAATAGTTTCCTATTTATCGTAAAGTTAGCTACAGAGTTAGGAGAAGTAATACTTTAAGgaaccttttttatttttttgtagtGTTTTCTGATACAACTAAAGTGGGAAATTGCTCATTAATTTATCAGGATCATGACCATCTTCGATTACCTTCCTTGTATAGGTTTTTGATTCAATTGAATTGACCTGAATATGTATATTTGATGCCGGGGAGTGGGGACATAAGGGCAACATCTATATGCCATTCGCCTGCCCGCCTGCCCTCAAATTATTATGGCAGCGGTGTTTACAGAGTGGTTTAATGAGCCCCTTGGGTTTCTCAGTTATAGACAATAATATAAATGACTAGATTAATAATGACGAAACATCCAATGGTACAAGAACTTGCACGGGCAACATCCATTGGAGTACGTAAGTCTTCCCTTGGGCTGTTCCAATGAAAGCTGATGAAGCCTTTCCGAACCAATGATAGATTAACTGCAGGTTCAGGCGGCTCACTCAACTACAATTTTAGGTCAAGCTCTGCCCCTGGCCATCATAGACTGAACAAAAAAACAGCAATTCTCTCATTTCTTTCATGCCCCGATGATGGCCAAGTCATCACATTATGCCACACAATAATCCAAAAACCTTCATATTGCAACCATTCTATGCAATCGAGGTAGAAACCTTGTTTCTTTGAACGAAGCTTTTCAATTTTTCCAGTTCACCAACAGCAGATAGCCATTCTGTTGGAATCTGCATGGTTATAGAGTCTGGATGGCAAGCATGCCGAATCTTACTGTCCATCTATATTAAGCCATCTTCCAACATATTCTTCTCTTTCAGGCGTTTAAACAATGCATTGTAAGTGGTCGTATCAGGCTTCGCCCCATTTGCTTTCATATCTTCCATCATAGATAAAGCGACTTTTGACTTCGTTATGCTTGCACAAAGATTCTATAAGAATGTTGTATGTTATAGTGTTTGGTGGAATCATTGATATGGAACTCATGTCAGTGAAAAGCTTCATGGCTCCCTTTGTTTTTCCATTTAAGCAGCACGCATGTAGAAGCGATCTATATGTGTCAGTAGTAGGCACAAGACCGTCCTTAATCATCCGTTTCATCACCCTAAGAGCAAGTGCCAAATCCCCACTTCTGCAAAAATAAGCGATCAATGTGTTACAGGTGACACTATCAGGCTTCATTCCCACTTCATTTCCTTGATGATTTCATAAGCTTTATCTACCATGTTCTTCTTACATAACCCATTGACAAGAGCATTATAGCATTTGATGTCAGGGAGGAAACCGGCTTGTTTAAACTGCGACAAAACATCATTGGCATCACCCATCCTTCCAGCTTTGCAAAAACCATAGCTTGATGATTTCATAAGCTTTATCTACCATGTTCTTCTTACATAACCCATTGACAAGAGCATTATAGCATTTGATGTCAGGGAGGAAACCGGCTTGTTTAAACTGCGACAAAACATCATTGGCATCACCCATCCTTCCAGCTTTGCAAAAACCATAGATCAAGCTATAGCAAACAGTAGCATCTGCAGAGCATCCACTTCTCAACATTTGATCAAACAGATCAA
This is a stretch of genomic DNA from Gossypium arboreum isolate Shixiya-1 chromosome 11, ASM2569848v2, whole genome shotgun sequence. It encodes these proteins:
- the LOC108465154 gene encoding LOW QUALITY PROTEIN: pentatricopeptide repeat-containing protein At3g61520, mitochondrial (The sequence of the model RefSeq protein was modified relative to this genomic sequence to represent the inferred CDS: inserted 1 base in 1 codon; substituted 1 base at 1 genomic stop codon): MNTTLLVSSNQAWNVLHELVRLRAPLEAPPFNALLTELGRRGDVNGMTTVLAEMRESDIMPEVGTLVILVNQLCKLGRVDEAMEVFDKIGEESESDGLSVEADVXYNTMVDGLCKAGRLEEGLHLMEPMKSTKGLAPNTVTYNCLDDGFSKVGEIEIGKELFDQMNEEGVSPNVVSLNALVVAGWYVQTWEDQYGCSADATVCYSLIYGFCKAGRMGDANDVLSQFKQAGFLPDIKCYNALVNGLCKKNMVDKAYEIIKLCLXNHQGNEVGMKPDSVTCNTLIAYFCRSGDLALALRVMKRMIKDGLVPTTDTYRSLLHACCLNGKTKGAMKLFTDMSSISMIPPNTITYNILIESLCKHNEVKSRFIYDGRYESKWDSITMQIPTEWLSAVGELEKLKSFVQRNKLSEPPEPAVNLSLVRKGFISFHWNSPREDLRTPMDVARASSCTIGCFVIINLVIYIIVYN
- the LOC108465155 gene encoding WRKY transcription factor 22-like; translation: MEVDWDLHAVVRGCATVTATSNGGVGSGYSVADLLPPQSGVSSFGSEEAFEGHALSSPNQLEELHELYKPFFPKSQPLSPQSTPLSSISSISFSKEARIEEQQPQSKLSLAASVTTAITAPTNNSATSTSHNSRSKRRKNQLKKVCQVPTEGLSSDVWSWRKYGQKPIKGSPYPRGYYRCSTSKGCLARKQVERSRTNPAMFIVTYTAEHNHPAPTHRNSLAGSTRQKPFTSQTPTAGDSVKPVSAKPAGSSSLTTSVDEELMVQNTKAGSREDLVEDEGEDDFGMSDTAVSDDFFEGLEGIADMVTGNCFSDRFQPSFDLPWIASNTATAAGGV